The genomic window TAAAACCGGCATTATTAAGCCGGTTTATTTTCTACCAATAACTCTATCTCGTCACCTATTTGGGTGTTAGTTTTTTGTATTGTGCCCGCTGGTAATTCTACAACCAATACACTTTTCTTTATAAGTGGGCTAATTTTTTGTGGTTTCATTTCATTAATAATATATAAAATCTCATTAGCTTCAGACAAAAAAAGAACATCAATATCAAAGCGCATTCCTATGGTATGAACCATATTACAAGGCTTTAAAACTAGACCTTCTCCTTCTTCCAAAGATTTTTTACCTAATAATCCTACTAACCTACTAAAAAAACTATCAGCATATACTGCAATTTTAGCTAAAAAA from Candidatus Syntrophocurvum alkaliphilum includes these protein-coding regions:
- a CDS encoding DUF192 domain-containing protein, whose product is MNKKKVVKIINATNGHFLAKIAVYADSFFSRLVGLLGKKSLEEGEGLVLKPCNMVHTIGMRFDIDVLFLSEANEILYIINEMKPQKISPLIKKSVLVVELPAGTIQKTNTQIGDEIELLVENKPA